A stretch of the Pseudomonas sp. ACM7 genome encodes the following:
- a CDS encoding MAPEG family protein: MSIPFWCVFISALLIFLAKIPVAKAMNDQGGYDNHLPRQQQAQLTGFGARALAAHQNCFEAFILFAVGVLMAHTTQTAGWLIDLLAIIFVISRIIYLLCYWVDLAWQRSLVWSVGLVCSLLLMISPTFRTILL; this comes from the coding sequence ATGAGTATTCCGTTCTGGTGTGTGTTTATCAGTGCCCTGCTGATTTTTTTGGCAAAAATTCCTGTGGCCAAGGCAATGAATGACCAGGGCGGTTATGACAACCATCTGCCGCGTCAGCAACAGGCGCAACTGACTGGCTTTGGTGCCCGTGCGTTGGCGGCTCATCAAAACTGTTTTGAGGCGTTCATTCTGTTCGCGGTGGGGGTGTTGATGGCTCACACCACGCAGACAGCGGGGTGGCTGATCGACTTGCTGGCAATCATCTTCGTGATTTCGCGAATCATTTATTTGCTGTGCTATTGGGTTGATCTGGCCTGGCAGCGGAGCCTGGTATGGTCCGTTGGACTAGTGTGTTCGTTGCTGTTGATGATTAGTCCGACTTTTAGAACTATTTTGCTGTAG